Proteins from one Montipora capricornis isolate CH-2021 unplaced genomic scaffold, ASM3666992v2 scaffold_476, whole genome shotgun sequence genomic window:
- the LOC138036299 gene encoding uncharacterized protein: MIALQQRMGENFEHKAIIWRKSIECNKSAKLLLEEVKRKQIPEREEDDMDLELDVDVSEANVEGYDWYSPENYQRTIEHLEKTRQLLKESNFTVDVLDLTLRQLENERLPFFKIVADNIDLNISARIQTKDHVNRSLHWTHQYAVVDKVATPSKESTKPQKRLADLEYLDLLPDAAVQKNLVWQWAVLVSRVITQYLPAFKVYRNNVIFHIPHKYSEEMAKKSETCSLGMEFHNPNVAAEMAEILKNYQRKYVPCFKREDKTEVVATVPVHGDQLFEERARNVEWVMRDGQNNYDRLEGVPPEHADWHAKVTLYKISP; the protein is encoded by the exons ATGATTGCTCTGCAACAGCGAATGGGTGAGAATTTCGAACATAAGGCGATTATTTGGCGGAAATCCATCGAGTGCAATAAAAGCGCTAAGCTGCTTCTTGAAGAGGTGAAACGAAAGCAAATTCCTGAAAGAGAGGAAGACGACATGGACCTAGAGTTAGACGTTGATGTCAGTGAGGCTAACGTGGAGGGTTACGACTGGTACAGTCCTGAAAATTATCAGCGGACCATAGAGCATCTCGAGAAGACACGACAACTCTTAAAGGAAAGCAATTTTACCGTGGACGTTCTCGACCTGACATTGAGGCAGTTGGAGAACGAGAGGCTGCCCTTTTTCAA GATTGTTGCGGACAACATTGACCTTAACATAAGTGCTCGCATCCAAACCAAAGACCATGTCAACCGATCACTGCATTGGACCCACCAGTATGCTGTGGTTGACAAAGTGGCTACTCCATCCAAAGAGTCAACAAAACCCCAAAAACGCTTGGCAGACCTAGAGTACCTGGACCTTCTACCAGATGCAGCAGTTCAGAAGAACCTTGTGTGGCAATGGGCAGTGCTTGTAAGCAGAGTTATCACTCAGTACCTTCCAGCCTTCAAAGTGTACAGAAATAATGTGATTTTTCACATCCCACACAAGTATTCTGAGGAGATGGCAAAAAAATCTGAAACT TGCTCACTAGGAATGGAATTCCACAATCCAAATGTGGCAGCAGAAATggcagaaattttaaaaaattaccaaaGAAAGTATGTGCCATGCTTCAAAAGGGAGGACAAGACTGAAGTTGTTGCCACAGTACCTGTGCATGGTGACCAATTATTTGAAGAACGGGCTAGGAATGTGGAATGGGTAATGAGAGATGGTCAGAACAATTATGACAGGTTGGAAGGAGTTCCTCCAGAACATGCAGATTGGCATGCCAAGGTTACACTGTACAAG ATAAGCCCTTGA